The Oceanidesulfovibrio indonesiensis DNA segment GTCCGTGTCTGTCCGGTAATGATGTCCCCGGACAAATTCGGACATGTCCGGGTTTTGTCCGTGTTGTCCGCTCATTCGCATATCCAGTAATATTCGTCGTTTGCTTCAACTCTGCCGATGTCCAAAAGCCTGGATACAGCACGCTTGAAAGCCTTCTGTTTGGAGTCTTCCTTCGTGGAAGCCGTAATGCTGTCGGACAAGGCTTGTTCGCGCCACTCATCGAGGTGAATTTTGACGGTCCCCAGGTCGATACTGCCGCCTTCATCGCGCCGGCGGTTCGTGCATTTCACCAGTGCTTCAAAGGCGACTCGGGTTGCGCCGGTCAGCTTGGTTTTCGGCTTGAGTGCTTCGGGGGCGTTCGAGCGGCGAAGGACGCATGAGTTGATTTCATCGCCGGTTTCCGGGTCGGTCCAGCCGGTGGCGACTTCCTCAACCTCAAAGGCGAGGTCTTGCGGGTGTTCATGGTCCTTGACCTTCGTTGCCTTCAGGAGACGTATCTCGTCATGCACATCAAGGCGGTACTCGAAGTCCAGCGCCGCCCGGAGTGCCGACGATCCACGGGAACGCTCTTTCTCGCCCCATCCGGAATGGTGGACGATGAGGATAGCGCATTG contains these protein-coding regions:
- a CDS encoding AAA family ATPase, whose protein sequence is GQAVAGAKPLRFLSLDEMTSEPAPIDWLVRGYLEAQTLSVLFGASGSMKSFLAIDMGMSIATGTPWHGFRVPNPGSVLYVAGEGFQGLRKRLRAWSVAHDVQHAPFYTAERGVQFPDKTAAAEVRQEAQRLEQPPRLIIIDTLARSLVGDENNAADMSAFIQGLDELRHDLQCAILIVHHSGWGEKERSRGSSALRAALDFEYRLDVHDEIRLLKATKVKDHEHPQDLAFEVEEVATGWTDPETGDEINSCVLRRSNAPEALKPKTKLTGATRVAFEALVKCTNRRRDEGGSIDLGTVKIHLDEWREQALSDSITASTKEDSKQKAFKRAVSRLLDIGRVEANDEYYWICE